A genomic window from Brevibacillus agri includes:
- a CDS encoding ABC transporter ATP-binding protein, which yields MIFPKQDPHARSTSAFGWALSFVKPYRIWVVICIVASVLVAVADIWMGILIQSMVEHTNDFDKLVSIALIIFCLTIVGFLAKYFITYAAARFSARAMRDLKNKIAAHLEKVPMSTMDQYHSGDLVSRLTSDAQLLQSFLQQHFFQLFYLPVVFAGALALLLSIHWKLILFSVAILPVAIAVTGRMSRPLQKYAERMQEHLGQTNAIAQDTLSGIHMVKAFQLEDVMYRKYAAGMKQVLHNGIQAEKKRAFMTAPGILLFSAPILFFVAYGGYLIQTGELSLGSLVIFSYLLHFIIEPLSLAPVLFAQVQETSGAAKRLQEIFLQPVEPDDQPAIRINPQAVPVEFESVTFAYDTTNIVEDVSFALPRNKTVALVGSSGSGKSTILKLLCGFYQLEAGNGCVKMFGHSLHDWNTAQMRSYLSLVSQDTTLFPVSIAENISYGRIHATRDEIIAAAKAANAHDFIMELPHGYETKVGERGSRLSGGQKQRIAIARAILKDAPILLLDEPTSALDTESEALVQEALENVMRDRTVLVIAHRLSTIKDADEVLVLEHGRIVERGTHYELLAQGGVYTRLYQKQFATEEQRALAAEGI from the coding sequence ATGATTTTTCCCAAGCAAGATCCCCACGCAAGGAGCACCTCCGCGTTTGGCTGGGCATTGTCGTTTGTCAAGCCTTACCGGATCTGGGTTGTGATCTGCATCGTTGCTTCGGTGCTCGTGGCGGTGGCAGACATTTGGATGGGCATCCTGATTCAAAGCATGGTCGAACATACAAACGACTTTGACAAGCTGGTCAGCATCGCCCTCATCATTTTTTGTCTCACCATCGTCGGTTTTCTCGCAAAATATTTCATTACGTACGCAGCAGCCCGATTCAGCGCAAGAGCCATGCGGGATTTGAAAAACAAAATCGCTGCTCATCTCGAAAAAGTCCCCATGTCCACGATGGATCAATACCATTCAGGCGATCTCGTCTCTCGCCTGACAAGCGATGCGCAACTCTTGCAAAGTTTTTTGCAGCAACATTTTTTCCAACTGTTTTACTTGCCGGTCGTGTTTGCCGGGGCACTGGCCCTGCTGCTGTCGATCCATTGGAAGCTGATTCTTTTCAGCGTCGCGATCCTGCCTGTTGCAATCGCGGTCACAGGGCGGATGAGCAGACCACTGCAAAAGTACGCCGAGCGGATGCAGGAGCATTTGGGGCAAACCAACGCCATTGCCCAGGACACGTTGTCCGGGATTCACATGGTGAAAGCTTTTCAACTGGAAGACGTGATGTACCGCAAATACGCAGCGGGGATGAAACAAGTGCTGCACAACGGGATACAGGCGGAAAAAAAGCGAGCTTTTATGACCGCCCCCGGCATTTTGCTGTTTTCGGCCCCGATCCTGTTTTTTGTCGCCTACGGCGGTTACTTGATCCAGACAGGGGAATTGAGCCTCGGCAGCCTGGTCATTTTCAGCTATTTGCTTCACTTTATTATCGAGCCGCTGTCTCTTGCCCCCGTGCTGTTTGCCCAAGTCCAGGAAACGTCCGGAGCAGCCAAGCGTCTGCAAGAAATTTTTTTGCAGCCTGTGGAGCCAGACGATCAGCCAGCCATTCGCATCAATCCACAAGCGGTTCCGGTCGAGTTCGAGAGCGTCACGTTTGCCTATGACACGACGAACATCGTGGAGGACGTCAGCTTTGCGCTCCCCCGCAACAAAACGGTTGCGCTGGTCGGCTCCAGCGGCAGCGGAAAGAGCACCATTCTGAAATTGCTGTGCGGGTTTTACCAACTCGAAGCGGGCAACGGGTGCGTGAAAATGTTCGGGCATTCCTTGCACGACTGGAATACGGCACAGATGCGCAGCTATTTGTCCCTCGTCTCGCAGGACACGACGCTTTTTCCGGTGTCGATTGCGGAAAACATCTCGTACGGCCGGATTCATGCGACGCGAGACGAGATCATTGCTGCGGCCAAAGCAGCCAATGCGCATGATTTCATCATGGAGCTTCCCCACGGTTATGAAACAAAAGTGGGGGAACGCGGCTCTCGCCTGTCTGGCGGACAAAAACAGCGTATCGCTATTGCCCGGGCGATTTTAAAGGATGCGCCAATTTTGTTGCTGGATGAGCCGACGTCCGCTCTCGATACCGAGTCGGAGGCGCTCGTCCAGGAAGCGCTGGAAAATGTGATGCGCGATCGGACGGTGCTGGTCATTGCCCATCGCCTCTCCACGATCAAAGACGCGGATGAAGTGCTCGTCCTCGAACATGGCCGAATCGTCGAAAGAGGCACGCACTACGAATTGCTTGCCCAAGGCGGCGTGTACACCCGCTTGTATCAAAAACAGTTTGCCACAGAGGAGCAACGAGCGCTGGCAGCGGAGGGGATATAG
- a CDS encoding ABC transporter ATP-binding protein, translating to MFIQKLGQELLQLLSLMKAKKRAYFLGLLGDGIGQASVLVALPFVFKDLTDFAHTKDPALLTRAIVTIAAMFLLFSLLSPFFSYIYRRCVRELIADIRLLVFQRLSRLPFAYYEQHHSGDTMSRLGNDVQLMERAYGEQLKTLCIILLSLIGSIIGMFALDGKIATVLLLVSTLTLYVNAQFAKSVRRIGDQLQQQLGIGTERLSDFLAGLPVVKMFHLHNVVTARYTKANEEVASSAIKQGHKHALLEGTNFFIQFVSFGGMLVVGIMLVAKQMIGLGVLVAMIQQQMLVTLAFLQLGHVITTLQGSLAGASRIVGFLQEPLEPDQYPLRFAHADDSDSMLKMEQVVFGYTADTKVLDGVSLHIGRGQMAALVGTSGGGKSTVMKLLLGYYPPAAGSLFLMGKPLGQYSIAELRSLVAYVPQDAFLFEGTIAENIRYGCQDATEEDVVRACKAAYAHDFILELPDGYQTRTGERGAKLSGGQRQRIAIARAILKNAPILLLDEATSALDAESEYWVQQALAALMQEKTVLVIAHRLSTVEHADIIYVLHEGKVVEQGRHAELLAQNGLYASMYEVQQRKDLPAREWSQSSAGLA from the coding sequence ATGTTCATCCAAAAGTTGGGGCAGGAGCTTCTTCAACTGCTGTCGTTGATGAAAGCCAAAAAGCGCGCGTATTTTTTGGGGCTTTTGGGCGATGGAATCGGGCAAGCCTCGGTTTTGGTCGCGTTGCCATTTGTGTTTAAGGACTTGACCGATTTTGCGCATACAAAAGACCCGGCCCTGCTCACCAGAGCGATTGTCACCATCGCCGCGATGTTTTTGTTGTTCAGTCTCCTGTCGCCCTTTTTTAGCTACATCTATCGGCGCTGCGTTCGCGAGCTGATTGCCGACATCCGGCTGCTTGTCTTTCAGCGTTTGAGCCGATTGCCGTTTGCCTATTATGAACAGCACCATTCGGGCGATACGATGTCGCGGCTGGGCAACGATGTCCAACTGATGGAGCGGGCGTACGGAGAGCAATTGAAAACGCTGTGCATCATTTTGTTGTCACTGATCGGGTCTATCATCGGGATGTTTGCCCTGGATGGAAAAATCGCTACGGTGCTTTTGCTCGTAAGCACGTTGACCTTGTACGTGAATGCGCAGTTTGCCAAGTCCGTGCGGCGCATCGGCGACCAGTTGCAGCAGCAGTTGGGGATCGGAACCGAACGGCTGAGCGATTTTTTGGCAGGCTTGCCCGTCGTCAAAATGTTTCATTTACATAACGTCGTGACTGCCCGCTATACGAAAGCCAATGAAGAAGTGGCTTCGTCGGCCATCAAGCAAGGGCATAAGCACGCGCTGCTGGAAGGGACCAACTTTTTCATCCAGTTTGTCAGCTTCGGCGGAATGCTTGTGGTTGGCATCATGCTGGTCGCCAAACAAATGATCGGACTCGGCGTACTGGTCGCCATGATTCAGCAGCAAATGCTTGTGACACTGGCCTTTTTGCAGCTCGGTCATGTCATCACTACGTTGCAAGGCTCGCTCGCGGGCGCTTCGCGGATCGTCGGGTTTCTCCAGGAGCCGCTCGAACCGGACCAGTACCCGCTCCGTTTCGCCCACGCCGATGATAGCGACAGCATGCTGAAAATGGAGCAGGTCGTCTTCGGATACACCGCCGACACAAAAGTGCTCGATGGAGTATCGCTGCACATCGGACGCGGCCAAATGGCTGCGCTCGTCGGGACGAGCGGCGGCGGCAAAAGTACGGTCATGAAGCTTTTGCTAGGCTATTACCCGCCTGCAGCCGGCTCGCTTTTTCTGATGGGAAAACCGCTCGGACAATACTCGATTGCCGAACTGAGAAGCCTGGTTGCCTACGTGCCGCAGGACGCCTTTTTGTTCGAAGGGACGATTGCAGAAAACATCCGCTACGGTTGCCAGGACGCCACGGAAGAAGATGTCGTGAGAGCGTGCAAAGCGGCCTACGCTCACGATTTCATCCTGGAGCTGCCGGACGGATATCAGACGAGAACGGGCGAGCGGGGTGCGAAGCTGTCGGGGGGACAGCGTCAGCGCATCGCGATTGCCAGAGCGATCCTGAAAAATGCGCCGATTTTGTTGCTCGATGAAGCAACCTCTGCGCTGGATGCGGAATCGGAGTATTGGGTGCAGCAAGCATTGGCGGCTCTCATGCAGGAAAAAACGGTTCTGGTCATCGCGCATCGCCTGTCGACCGTCGAGCATGCGGACATCATTTACGTGCTGCACGAAGGAAAAGTCGTGGAACAGGGGCGGCATGCGGAGTTGCTCGCTCAAAACGGTTTGTACGCCAGCATGTATGAAGTCCAGCAGCGAAAAGACCTACCTGCGCGCGAATGGTCACAGAGCAGCGCCGGCCTCGCATAG
- a CDS encoding thioesterase II family protein: MKLFCFPYAGGLPGIYYSWKSRLPPTFLEIDPFEVRPHPPQQKQDTFLPTCFYELLEDVCERITPALHETRFAFFGHSMGGLVAFELTRKLMQKGAPLPEHLFLSASRVPHAYHKLVKTYNLPHAEFVEALRKLGGTQEDVLENPELLELFLPILRADFQAVQTYEMNPALPRQVPVNMTVLYGTEDSIEPEDIWAWRDYCERACRFYPVSGGHFFLHQQTGPILEIIQHARNEETMVPIHPSF; the protein is encoded by the coding sequence ATGAAGCTGTTTTGCTTTCCGTACGCAGGCGGACTTCCTGGCATCTATTACAGTTGGAAGTCGAGACTTCCGCCCACGTTTTTGGAAATCGACCCGTTTGAGGTGCGCCCGCACCCTCCCCAGCAAAAGCAGGATACGTTCTTGCCAACCTGCTTTTACGAGCTGCTGGAGGACGTGTGCGAACGGATCACGCCCGCGCTTCACGAGACACGGTTTGCCTTTTTCGGCCACAGTATGGGCGGTCTCGTCGCTTTTGAGCTGACGCGAAAGCTGATGCAAAAGGGAGCGCCGTTGCCCGAGCACTTGTTTTTGTCCGCCTCGCGTGTACCGCATGCGTATCACAAGCTCGTAAAGACGTACAACCTGCCGCACGCCGAGTTCGTCGAAGCGTTGCGCAAGCTCGGCGGCACACAAGAAGACGTCTTGGAAAATCCGGAGCTGCTGGAGCTGTTTTTGCCGATCTTGCGGGCCGATTTTCAAGCGGTGCAGACGTATGAAATGAATCCCGCCCTTCCACGCCAAGTGCCTGTGAACATGACGGTGCTGTATGGTACGGAGGATTCGATTGAACCCGAAGATATTTGGGCGTGGCGCGACTACTGCGAGCGAGCGTGTCGCTTTTACCCGGTGTCTGGCGGTCATTTCTTCCTGCACCAGCAAACCGGCCCGATCCTCGAAATCATTCAACATGCGCGGAACGAAGAAACCATGGTGCCAATCCATCCCTCTTTCTAG